TCATTGAAAAGCTCATCAGCTTCATGAAGCATCTTTTCTTTGCATAATCCATTCAATACGGTATTGTAAGTCACCACATCCATATGCAAACCCTGCTCCAGCATTTCATCACGCATCTTCATAGCCTCCTTCATAGATCCATTTCTACAAAAACCACCGATGAGAATTGTGTAGACTACATTATCTGGTGTAAGACCCTTGGATTTCATATCCTCATAGTACGCCAATGAGCAGTCGAGACGACCCGTTCTTGAAAACAACCCAATAAGAGAACTATAACTAACCAAATCAGGGATGATAGCTCGACACAACATTTCTTTGAAAACAGATTCTGCTTCCTGCAAGTTACCTGTTCTACAGCACTCAGCAAGCAAAGTGTTATAACTAGCGGTATCAGGGGCCAGTCCGCTCTCTGCCAACTCAACCAAAAGTTGCCGTGCTCTACTGTAATGTCCATTCTTACATAAACCATTGATTATTGAATTATAAGTCAAAAGACACGGTCTCAACCCTGTAACTTTCATCAAGTTTATCACTTCATAGGCTTCTTCCAGAAGCCCCACGTGACAATATGCATTTATCAAAGTATTGTAAGTCACCATATCCGGAAAAATTcccttttcttccatttcttgAATAAACTGCTTCACACTTTCAATTTTCTCATCTTTACACAAAGCATTCACCATTATATTAAGGGTATATACATTTGGCTGAATGTCACTTCCTCTCATCTCACCATACACTTCCCATGCCAAGTCGACCCAACCAATCTTAACAAGCCCTCCTAGAAGACCATTACACGCATTAATCGAAACACAAAGATTCCTACTTTGCAACAACCTAAATGCTTCTACAGACTCCCTAATCTTCCTAGCTTGTACGTAAGTCCTaatcaacaaatcaaaagcatatggATTCGACCCGCATATCCCATAAGTTGACACCAAAGATTCCACAATCTCAATTCTTGAAACACCACTTCGTCTAATCATCCTAAGGATAAAAGCCTGTGCATCAGCTACCCTCTTACACCTAATCAACACATGTACCACAGCGCTCAATGAAGTCAAGGAATGCTTGAAATTAGGACAATTTACAGTAATCAAGTTGATGAATTTTTGAGCTAAATGCAAATTATCACGACAACTACCAAGAACTTCAAGAAAAGTAGCTGGGTTTAAACGATGTAATAATAGTGATGAATTGGTGATTGGCTTACCTTGTTTTAGGTTCCATAGAATTTTCTGGACTAAAAA
The sequence above is drawn from the Nicotiana tabacum cultivar K326 chromosome 13, ASM71507v2, whole genome shotgun sequence genome and encodes:
- the LOC107812711 gene encoding uncharacterized protein LOC107812711 isoform X2 encodes the protein MEPKTRCKRVADAQAFILRMIRRSGVSRIEIVESLVSTYGICGSNPYAFDLLIRTYVQARKIRESVEAFRLLQSRNLCVSINACNGLLGGLVKIGWVDLAWEVYGEMRGSDIQPNVYTLNIMVNALCKDEKIESVKQFIQEMEEKGIFPDMVTYNTLINAYCHVGLLEEAYEVINLMKVTGLRPCLLTYNSIINGLCKNGHYSRARQLLVELAESGLAPDTASYNTLLAECCRTGNLQEAESVFKEMLCRAIIPDLVSYSSLIGLFSRTGRLDCSLAYYEDMKSKGLTPDNVVYTILIGGFCRNGSMKEAMKMRDEMLEQGLHMDVVTYNTVLNGLCKEKMLHEADELFNEMVERGVNPDFYTFTTLINGCCKCGNMDKALTLFEGMLLRNLKPDVVTYNSLIDGFCKVGDMEKAFNLRDEMISVSISPNYITYSILINGFCNKGCVSDALRLWDEMIDLGIKPTIVTCNSIIKGYCRSGDASRADKFLNNMRSQRIFPDSVTSNTLLDGFIREGNMDKALDLVNEMGNQGLSPDVITYNTILDGFCKFGRMKEANMLYRKMVERGINPDKSTYTSLINGHVSLDNLKEAFRFHDEMLQRGFVPDDKF
- the LOC107812711 gene encoding uncharacterized protein LOC107812711 isoform X1 — translated: MAVPKRQFPMAAAQAQRLLCLPKSTIRGTSTTSASLPTSTTTTPPSDDTFLVQKILWNLKQGKPITNSSLLLHRLNPATFLEVLGSCRDNLHLAQKFINLITVNCPNFKHSLTSLSAVVHVLIRCKRVADAQAFILRMIRRSGVSRIEIVESLVSTYGICGSNPYAFDLLIRTYVQARKIRESVEAFRLLQSRNLCVSINACNGLLGGLVKIGWVDLAWEVYGEMRGSDIQPNVYTLNIMVNALCKDEKIESVKQFIQEMEEKGIFPDMVTYNTLINAYCHVGLLEEAYEVINLMKVTGLRPCLLTYNSIINGLCKNGHYSRARQLLVELAESGLAPDTASYNTLLAECCRTGNLQEAESVFKEMLCRAIIPDLVSYSSLIGLFSRTGRLDCSLAYYEDMKSKGLTPDNVVYTILIGGFCRNGSMKEAMKMRDEMLEQGLHMDVVTYNTVLNGLCKEKMLHEADELFNEMVERGVNPDFYTFTTLINGCCKCGNMDKALTLFEGMLLRNLKPDVVTYNSLIDGFCKVGDMEKAFNLRDEMISVSISPNYITYSILINGFCNKGCVSDALRLWDEMIDLGIKPTIVTCNSIIKGYCRSGDASRADKFLNNMRSQRIFPDSVTSNTLLDGFIREGNMDKALDLVNEMGNQGLSPDVITYNTILDGFCKFGRMKEANMLYRKMVERGINPDKSTYTSLINGHVSLDNLKEAFRFHDEMLQRGFVPDDKF